gaaaacattatttttatttacttgtaaataatctttcaagGGCTTGGTTGGTATGAAAAACGTTGTATATTTCCGACGTTTCGTTTGCCATCCAGCAATTTTgtcaaaactttattaaatggCCTCTAACTTTACAAAAATGATTGCTGGAAGATCTCTTTTCTACGTAACttacattatgtttaaatgaGGTTTGTTTCAATGCACAGTGTTTCCCTTTTGGTTTCACTTTAAAATCATACTGATTAGATGTAATTATAGCTCTATGCAGTTGCATAGACCCGGTCAACACTTGTGGTGGTTGCTTGGCATCCCATGTAACACTAATGCTGCATGTTGTTGGAATATTAGATGATAAAGTTAATGCTGAGTGACCAACAGTGGGGAAATGCACAGCTCGACTCTGTGTGGAAATAATGTGAGTTTCAATAGATTGATGTGACTTATCTTGGTTGTTTATCTTGGTTTTTCTGCtaaagttataacttataacacgggtgttctgcttcatacacctcgtgcccgcttacaagtaaccacgtatgtaacttatttatcctcgaatggcggggcaacaacagccgttataacacgggtgttctgtttcatacatctcgtgccggcttacaagttaccacgtatgtaactttgtgggtgatggtgTTTTCCTATGGCTGattatttagacaacccattagtgaccactgggttgaagcaattgctgttaagtctCTTTttcaaggacacataagccCACAGTGGCAGCACTgccaagccttgaacccataacctcttgGTTAGAGACTCTTACACCCCATGTACATAATGTATATACTGATACTcactgtaatatatatttgaagtCCACCAGCCACAATGTACGATATGGAAGCTATTATCATGCCTGTACCTATCCTTTGTAATGGAGTGGTAAGCATGTTCCATCTGTAGTTATGTAATGGATTGGTATAATGGATAAAAGTGGGTATATAGTTTTACTGTGTGGCGTACAATGTGGTCTAAGATATAGTATAGAGTGGGCCCtttactccaacacccagggtgttacaacccattagtgaccactgggttggagcaatgtctgcTAAGTGTCTTGATCAAGGACAGATAGGCTTGCAGTGCCTATTTGAAGTGCTTAAGtcatagacctacatcccaggtctcataCATACCCCGTATACTTACTTAGCAAGAAAAGGATAAATAACAAAGTCAAATAATGGAATTAACATCAGAATCAATATTGGGTTCATGACTTGGATTTGGTCGGGTTCAAGTGTGATTGCTCCCTGTGTGATAATCAACTTGTTAGTATTTGTAAAGTAGGTTGGCTGAagctgttctatatgggtgaggcataccttgggacctggggtttaggccagagttggcccatggCTCCTTGTGTATGtgaaaaaacatttctaaatttaaGCCAGATAATGATAAagctatttttttcttattgcTTATATTTTACCGCCCTATTCAGGCCACCACTATCAGAGTAATAATACTGGAAGCTTGTATGATACATTCAACCTATATCATATTCATAGATAtgcatgtatatattataccctatattatatatctttattgttattatatatgatataaacCTCACCAGGTGTCCACTCATGGACTCCGCTTGTAGCGTCCATGTTGAACCTTGTTGATCGAGTAAACACCAGAACACAGGGAGGGGAACGAATATGAACATCGCTTTCATGGCTGcctgggggtaagatggggttAATGTGTGGGTGTGCGGGGTTAATATAGGGGTTATATGGGGGGGTACATAACACAGGTGGGggtacaaatttaaacatggtGGGTTAGTGGTTGTAAAGTTAACTGGTAGAAACcccagggttggcctgcccaccttgccaccccaggtttggtgcctatgattTAAAAGTTCAGGGAAATCAGGGGACAATTAGTCGtgcattttagtttattttaaaaaagatagaCTTGTTCCAAGATGGTGCCGATGTACACTGCGGTTCACACACGTGTATGCACCACACATACATATGCACaccatatatgtatatattctaCACACACCTATGcacaccatatatatatatataccctaCACAAACCTATGcacaccatatatatatatataccctaCACACACCTATGcacaccatatatatatataccctaCACACACCTATGcacaccatatatatatataccctaCACACACCTATGCAcaccatataaatatatatataccctaCACACACCTATGCAcaccatataaatatatatacaccaacaccatatacacacacacacttcCGCCCACCAACCTTGAAATCATTAACCTCCCTTTCCTCATAAACACCAATGGCGTAATTCAACCAGTGCGTTTCCGTGCGTAAAGTTTTTGCTGTTCGGTATTTCTTCACCACTGCGTACTGTGTGGGGGGTGTTAAATATGTTTGATGAAACAATCCAACAACATACTGAACTGTTTATGTATGTTACACATAAGCTAATTGTGGTGGCAttaatgtgattttaaaaatgtaagtttgaaattgtaatatttaatgttataacacaggtgttaagtcgtatacaccttgtgcccgctcacaagttaccacgtatgtaacttttttatcttcgcatggcgggacaatgacagtcgttataacacgggtgttctgtttcatacacctcgtgcccatttacaagttaccacgtatataacttgtttatcctcgcatggcgggacaatgacagtcgttataacacgggtgttctgtttcatacacctcgtgcccgcttataggATAGTCCAATAACGCCAACAATAGGACCCCTGTAGCGTTAATAttgatatttaatattaatataataacatgTGGTTTTATGCCAACTATGTCACAGTGGGaggttatatatttgtaataaatttacaatattaacaattttatattgaGTTGCTTTCACacttaaaatttgttgttataacaccggtgttatgtTGCAAACTTTCTATTTCTGTGAATTGAAATTGTAATAAtgaacattatgacatcacagttacCTTCACACAGCCAACAAATCTTGTTATGATGTCACCTTTGGGTGGTGATCGTATGTAGAGGGGAGTCCCCAGTATGAATACCACAATAGAGATCAACATCAACATACTTGGAACACCAAATGCGAGGGAGTAGCAAGTTACGTCACCAAAGCAAGAAACACGagctaaaaacataaaaaaacaaataatgtgTGAGTTacattgtttctatgttgtttctatatttttggcatcatcagtgggcttgtaaaagactgagtagacttggtgaaacatctgctatatTATAATAAGTCTATAGTTAATAACTTTACTAACTAATGCCAAGGGATTTGGGATTTTAGCCAGAGTTGCTCGTTACCACAACACCCAGGGTATactacaacctattagtgaccactgggttagagcaattgccgttaaatgtcttgcccaaggacacatacgcccacaatggtggcagcgatAAACCTTGAACCCACAAACACTAGTTCATGTTTATACTCACATCTTAATATTGGAGTGATCAGCGTGCTGAACATAGCTCCCATATTGATAAAGAAGTAAAACAACGAGAAAAATATTTCacgatattttaaattgtccgGTTTAAACTGGTCCCCTCCAAACGCtgaaatatttggtttaaTGCCTCCGGTGGCGATCGCtgcaagaaaataaagaaatttaattCCAAGATttcatagtttttaaaataaatacaaaaaattgcttgttttgggaaaaaatttaaataaactacaattgtttttatcaaacacataataaaaacgtttaaagaaacataaaactgcctaaaaataactttaaattaatgttttaaactaaatttacttaaatttttgaacattttcCTAAATACATTCAGTACATATtgttgaaaatacaaaaacttgtCTGTTATAAACGGAGAAACAATATCTTTTTGAATTTAATACGTATTGTAAAAGATACAAccactttattatttataaaaataattaattaaataattaaacttgCCGATAATTAACAACCCAATCATCGGACCCGGTATCTCTGGCGCCCCCAGTGCCGGGATGGCCgttaatgacatcacaatgttcCCTATCATGTAGATAATCGACATGTATAATATCgttctgtgatgtaataatggcTTTGTTATGTAACAAGTGATTTAGATATATTTAGAATTGTGTAGTAAACTGGGTTCAGgtccccgtcatgcgaggataaataagttacatacgtggtaacttgtaagcaggcacaaggtgtatgaaacaaaacatccgtgatataatgattgttgttgcccctccatgcgaggataaataagttacatacgtggcaacttgtaagctggcatgaggtgtatgaaacaaaacacccgtgttataacaactgtcgtttccccgccatgcgaagataaacaagttacatacgtggcaactcatatgcgggcacgaggtgtatggaacagaacacccgtgttataacgactgtcgttgcctcgccatgcaaggataaataagttacatatgtggtaactcataagcgggcatgaggtgtatgaaacagaacactcgtgttataactttccACGACACTTAGCAACACACAAATACTTACCTATACCTCCCCAGCCACCCATCAGCGATACACGCCCCTAATATTGGGGAGAAGTAACAAACCACATTAAACGAATGATACACCGCTGTGGCTGTGCTGTGGTCCATCTTAAGTTTCGAGGTCAAATAAATGATCAGGACAGCTGTGATTGAGTTCATTGATAATTATATAATAAGTAAAATACATCTAttaatatttagtaaaaattaattgaattgttttataaagtgttgcgtttataatttgttgacCTGTATCaaaattatattgttaataatttgGAAATCAAATAATCTGTAAAGTATTGCAATTATCGAGTATAGACTTATTATAAtacagcagatgtttcaccaagtctactcagtcttttacaagcactgatTATTGCTACAGTTTTGCgaattttttgattatttatattatttagttGGTTCGGCCATTTATTCCttggtatttaaattttgtcaatAAATAATAGATTTTGTCAATAAATAATAGATTTTGTCACGATGCAGTCAGGAAGTTTGTTGCACGAAACAGCCacgtttaaatttgttgatgGATTGAaatgtcataatgtgttttgtttgtctAGCATTTCAtgctatgacatcataactaaATCTTCAGTATACAGATTATTTTGCATTACAAACCTAACACTTGttcaaaataaagtaaacttCATTTAATTCATCgaaaagaaggaaattagttgtaaaatgaaagtcgttaaaatacaACCATATGTAAAACTACTTGAATAAAAGGCTAAAataaaagtgtggctgttaATGCAacaatacagtataaaaaaactcattataagttaaaacataacCACGCAgtataacattatattatgcTATATTTTTACACTACAATATACagttgtagggtgggggaagatgggacacctttagcacataatatccaaatatcctgatcgtgttttaaacaattaacaacggtctatgggagttgtgaggatacggttttataatttgttgaatgttttttgtttactaccaaat
The sequence above is drawn from the Ciona intestinalis unplaced genomic scaffold, KH HT000823.1, whole genome shotgun sequence genome and encodes:
- the LOC100186930 gene encoding solute carrier family 15 member 2-like, yielding MVKYDYDENEEATTLLNHEVKNETPPSTSATPDKQVKKQYLPPSIFLIVSNEFCERFTFYGIKAVLIIYLTSKLKMDHSTATAVYHSFNVVCYFSPILGACIADGWLGRYRTILYMSIIYMIGNIVMSLTAIPALGAPEIPGPMIGLLIIAIATGGIKPNISAFGGDQFKPDNLKYREIFFSLFYFFINMGAMFSTLITPILRSRVSCFGDVTCYSLAFGVPSMLMLISIVVFILGTPLYIRSPPKGDIITRFVGCVKYAVVKKYRTAKTLRTETHWLNYAIGVYEEREVNDFKAAMKAMFIFVPLPVFWCLLDQQGSTWTLQAESMSGHLGAITLEPDQIQVMNPILILMLIPLFDFVIYPFLAKWNMLTTPLQRIGTGMIIASISYIVAGGLQIYITSRAVHFPTVGHSALTLSSNIPTTCSISVTWDAKQPPQVLTGSMQLHRAIITSNQYDFKVKPKGKHCALKQTSFKHNLTSGVSYTLFLYSNNNQNISEHFYVTAHAKAKNGLADSRFSMALPPTMDTRNITVHIYDSYGKQVYNAKLLNDMSPSIYQLLHPKIKYKLQINQTLNQNTSVLHHGQYTVDNGASYTEILMHGEKGYYLHRLVDIQANQVNMLWQVPQYVLIESGEILISVTGLAFAYSQAPLSMKSLVMAGWLVSVGVGDFIVVLWAVIVEIEKKKGSYHENPSVKFFIFSGMMMVTTVLFAFFARNYKYVGHGEFERLQEEEEKREVTEEGKVRELGEKDE